The Bacillus carboniphilus genome contains a region encoding:
- a CDS encoding T7SS effector LXG polymorphic toxin: MENLIYERDSLVSASQARMHEYENLKEQFMEVKKAMLGLVEMDAFQGKGASAIKGFYQAQSEVINAWLGLIDRQIAFLKGIDGDTEEAGLGGETTVYVPFLEDELSKSIKQSKEMVHQQQDDISAILSSVSDLVDIDVYSTDRFEEAMENADKERKETIEAVEQLNQNLLNEYQQSEINQGFVVQLYSALIDATTKGGNVSPIHFNLKAFKESDVYQLRDDVQKATDEYVTLKDQQAEYRQLQAAVEAEKNKPLYLKMIDGFKNFTGELTGYYDYKRATEGVDPITGRELSTAERVKAGGLALAGFIPIAGWGGRLGKGGLGALKTFKGVSAATHALDAYKGAKSFDVLYKTEMGIYGLVTANGFGEYLTGQDMFGNPLTDAQRKDSLHGALLGLTIGTAAHSLNRQASGQTLFPYSKAYVGQKVSQSQQALSKLRSNIGQLRVPVGVEAQQLATSAGRVTNLNLNTKTLSDVKQQVMMKAEGGKKSFSKSENGVIKDGSHINKIGELKPNVKYQAGEYDYQYRTDDNGRINEFNANDLKLTKRNNRLPHKSNTPGKEPGDHAGHLAADRFGGSPDYDNLVSQSSSVNLSKYKKLENKWAKAIEEGKHVSVNVKIHYDDDGLRPISFEIKYIIDGVIKKQLLEN; the protein is encoded by the coding sequence ATGGAAAACCTAATCTATGAACGAGATTCTCTTGTTTCTGCTTCACAGGCAAGGATGCATGAATATGAAAATTTAAAAGAACAGTTTATGGAAGTAAAAAAGGCCATGTTAGGTCTAGTAGAAATGGATGCGTTTCAAGGAAAAGGAGCCAGCGCCATTAAAGGATTTTACCAAGCACAAAGCGAAGTGATTAACGCTTGGCTTGGTTTAATTGATAGGCAAATCGCCTTTTTAAAAGGAATTGATGGCGATACAGAAGAGGCAGGTTTAGGCGGTGAAACGACTGTCTACGTTCCTTTTCTTGAAGATGAATTATCCAAATCAATTAAACAATCAAAAGAGATGGTTCACCAGCAACAAGATGATATCAGCGCTATCCTATCAAGTGTTTCCGATTTGGTGGACATTGATGTGTATTCGACTGACCGATTTGAAGAAGCCATGGAAAACGCCGACAAAGAGCGAAAAGAGACCATTGAGGCTGTTGAACAACTCAATCAAAACTTGTTGAATGAATATCAACAATCAGAAATAAACCAAGGCTTCGTCGTCCAGCTCTATAGCGCACTCATTGATGCTACGACAAAAGGGGGCAACGTCTCCCCCATCCACTTTAACCTAAAGGCATTTAAGGAAAGCGATGTATATCAATTAAGAGACGACGTACAAAAAGCGACAGACGAATACGTAACGTTAAAAGATCAACAAGCGGAATACAGACAACTACAAGCAGCGGTCGAAGCAGAGAAAAATAAACCTTTGTATTTAAAAATGATAGATGGATTTAAGAACTTTACAGGGGAACTGACGGGCTATTATGATTATAAGAGAGCAACAGAAGGCGTCGATCCCATCACAGGGCGAGAGTTATCAACGGCAGAACGAGTAAAGGCAGGCGGATTGGCTCTAGCTGGTTTTATTCCGATCGCAGGTTGGGGAGGTCGTCTCGGTAAAGGTGGATTAGGTGCTTTAAAAACGTTTAAAGGCGTCAGTGCCGCCACACATGCCTTAGATGCGTATAAAGGAGCCAAGTCGTTTGATGTCCTTTATAAAACCGAAATGGGCATTTACGGGTTAGTGACCGCCAATGGCTTCGGAGAATACTTAACGGGTCAAGATATGTTCGGCAACCCTTTAACAGATGCCCAAAGAAAAGATAGTTTACATGGTGCCTTACTAGGCTTAACCATTGGTACAGCCGCTCATTCATTGAATAGGCAGGCTTCAGGTCAAACATTATTCCCATACAGCAAGGCCTATGTTGGACAAAAAGTCTCCCAGTCTCAACAAGCCTTATCGAAGTTAAGATCAAATATTGGTCAGTTGAGAGTTCCGGTTGGCGTTGAAGCCCAGCAACTCGCCACAAGTGCAGGAAGAGTCACAAACCTTAATCTTAATACGAAGACGCTGAGTGACGTGAAGCAGCAGGTTATGATGAAGGCTGAGGGAGGTAAGAAAAGTTTTAGTAAGTCCGAAAATGGTGTTATTAAAGATGGTAGTCATATTAATAAAATAGGAGAATTAAAACCAAATGTGAAATATCAAGCAGGTGAATATGATTATCAATATAGGACTGATGATAATGGAAGAATTAATGAGTTCAATGCTAATGACTTAAAATTAACAAAACGAAATAATAGGTTGCCTCATAAGTCAAATACACCTGGAAAAGAACCTGGTGATCATGCTGGACATTTAGCTGCAGATAGATTTGGTGGATCTCCAGATTATGATAACCTCGTTTCTCAATCAAGCAGTGTTAATTTAAGTAAATACAAAAAGTTAGAAAATAAATGGGCTAAAGCAATAGAAGAAGGAAAACATGTTTCAGTTAATGTTAAAATTCATTATGATGACGATGGTTTGAGACCAATTAGCTTTGAAATAAAATATATAATTGACGGTGTCATAAAAAAACAATTACTTGAGAATTAG
- a CDS encoding DUF5344 family protein, which translates to MTNIKLDYGTVIKQLEEIEGMVQRLEGSLSCYSVGVNQLPFIEQWDEREDSINKLVRQYKEEVLKSIDDTKANVQLIKDQDEAVLKN; encoded by the coding sequence ATGACAAACATTAAATTAGACTATGGAACGGTCATCAAACAGTTAGAGGAGATCGAGGGGATGGTTCAGAGGCTAGAAGGTTCTCTTTCTTGTTATTCCGTTGGAGTCAATCAACTTCCATTTATCGAACAGTGGGACGAACGAGAAGACTCGATAAACAAACTTGTTCGCCAGTATAAAGAAGAAGTTTTAAAAAGTATCGATGACACAAAAGCCAATGTTCAATTAATCAAAGATCAAGACGAAGCCGTCCTAAAAAATTAG
- a CDS encoding YwqH-like family protein: protein MGYSDLLHSFSNQINGQSKSIEEDISRLEKAKKKLQEEQSLAFNEIKQIERPELGSQWTGDHSMTFDDERTAAYEEMKRIVNHKIDDYGWKIDSKINQLTLQKGALGFASTLTDQIGDLLEVGEDAFDAIEDKFAQIRKVLF from the coding sequence ATGGGATATTCAGATTTGCTCCACTCTTTTTCGAACCAAATTAATGGACAGTCAAAGAGTATTGAGGAAGATATTTCAAGATTGGAGAAGGCGAAGAAAAAACTTCAAGAGGAACAAAGTTTAGCTTTCAATGAAATCAAACAAATTGAGCGTCCTGAGCTTGGCTCTCAATGGACGGGCGACCATTCTATGACCTTTGACGATGAAAGAACAGCCGCTTATGAAGAAATGAAACGAATTGTCAATCACAAAATTGATGATTATGGCTGGAAAATCGATTCAAAAATTAATCAATTAACCCTCCAAAAGGGTGCACTTGGCTTTGCGAGTACCTTGACCGATCAAATTGGCGACTTATTAGAGGTAGGTGAAGACGCCTTTGATGCTATTGAAGATAAATTTGCTCAAATTCGAAAGGTGTTATTTTAA
- a CDS encoding SWIM zinc finger family protein, with translation MKLDQFEEFIDDTILKRGRDYYEGDAVEGLVEAEPNQFAAIVYGSNVYDVDVKLGYNEEVLSSFCDCPYDWGGHCKHEVAVFFAIREYKKTVNTNPSPIKKEETKKSPPTIEEVVKGLSQSQLVHCVLTMAQDHPELEQQILFMYANKEDEIKEAKKLIRQSINQEKDRHGFVDWLRVSDALHGAYITSSKASEKIKERKFGEGVSLYLTILPPVIDMLQYCDDSGGSAGMMIEECLQKIHDALFEHGSTFTPEEREAIYEKVTKEALHHRYDDWSEWRMRLLEALVPLTTRYSIRTHFETLLEEQIDQIKEDSLLAKYDLVKIKMVQLKLLELHASKEKQEAFV, from the coding sequence ATGAAATTAGATCAATTTGAGGAATTTATTGATGATACCATCCTCAAGAGGGGGAGAGATTATTATGAAGGAGATGCTGTTGAAGGTTTAGTAGAAGCAGAACCGAATCAATTTGCAGCAATTGTTTACGGGTCAAATGTCTACGATGTAGATGTGAAACTTGGCTATAATGAAGAAGTTCTTTCCTCCTTTTGCGATTGTCCGTATGACTGGGGAGGACATTGTAAGCATGAAGTGGCGGTATTTTTTGCAATTCGAGAGTATAAAAAAACGGTGAATACAAACCCATCCCCAATTAAAAAAGAGGAAACGAAAAAGAGCCCACCTACAATCGAAGAAGTTGTCAAAGGCTTAAGTCAATCTCAACTTGTTCATTGTGTTTTAACAATGGCCCAAGATCATCCTGAACTTGAACAACAGATTTTATTTATGTATGCAAATAAAGAGGATGAAATAAAAGAGGCTAAAAAGCTCATTAGACAGTCTATTAATCAAGAAAAAGATCGGCACGGGTTTGTCGATTGGTTACGTGTTTCTGATGCCCTTCATGGTGCATATATCACGTCTAGTAAAGCAAGTGAGAAAATCAAAGAAAGAAAGTTTGGAGAAGGGGTTAGCTTGTATTTAACCATACTCCCACCTGTAATAGACATGTTACAGTATTGTGATGATTCAGGTGGAAGTGCTGGAATGATGATTGAGGAATGTCTTCAAAAAATTCATGACGCTTTATTCGAGCACGGCTCAACATTTACACCAGAGGAACGAGAAGCTATTTATGAAAAGGTGACGAAGGAAGCTTTGCATCATCGATATGATGATTGGTCAGAATGGAGGATGCGATTACTCGAAGCACTTGTCCCACTAACGACTAGATACTCGATCCGAACGCATTTTGAAACGTTATTAGAAGAACAAATTGACCAGATAAAAGAAGATTCTTTGTTGGCAAAATATGATCTTGTCAAGATAAAGATGGTTCAATTGAAATTATTGGAGTTACATGCCTCTAAAGAAAAACAAGAAGCGTTTGTATGA
- a CDS encoding tropomyosin → MNEMDQELKSILTSLVEGQKETLTRLTSVESKVERVEKRLDGLENKVEKMDQRLSGLETKVEKMDQRISGLETKVEKMDQRLSGLETKVEKMDQRLSGLETKVEKMDQRLSGLEFKVDRLDARVGNLEKGQKEIKEAVHRMETSLDLFAQKVWNNEKDITYIKAQYEMIIKEK, encoded by the coding sequence ATGAATGAAATGGATCAAGAATTAAAATCGATTTTAACATCTCTAGTTGAAGGTCAAAAAGAAACGTTGACAAGACTTACGAGTGTAGAGAGTAAAGTAGAAAGAGTAGAAAAAAGACTTGATGGTTTAGAGAATAAAGTAGAGAAGATGGATCAACGCCTTAGTGGTTTAGAGACAAAAGTAGAGAAGATGGATCAACGCATTAGTGGATTAGAGACAAAAGTAGAGAAAATGGACCAACGCCTTAGTGGTTTAGAGACAAAAGTAGAGAAAATGGACCAACGCCTTAGTGGTTTAGAGACAAAAGTAGAGAAAATGGACCAACGTCTTAGTGGGTTAGAATTTAAAGTCGATCGTTTAGATGCTCGAGTAGGGAACCTCGAGAAAGGGCAAAAGGAAATTAAAGAAGCTGTTCATCGCATGGAAACGAGTCTTGATTTGTTTGCTCAAAAGGTCTGGAATAATGAAAAAGATATTACTTATATTAAAGCCCAATATGAAATGATTATTAAAGAAAAGTGA
- a CDS encoding DUF2397 family protein, which yields MDVTMKKVVEASYLTADSAGHYRTILRYFYHQHERMRDFIAPEEIFEYMRRIPAFSDYQEEQLHQQLAQLVKWNNLIARQDMTNAKTVEEYKKKRFRYQPTPYTIEIERMLVVLEKKVGDTFQGSLERSQFERLLQALIHLQSELDSNLTKKTGRIHAYLGRCFSLFPNDSDKYG from the coding sequence TTGGACGTAACCATGAAAAAAGTAGTTGAGGCTAGTTATTTAACAGCGGACTCAGCAGGACATTATCGGACGATTTTACGGTATTTTTATCATCAGCATGAAAGAATGAGAGATTTTATTGCTCCGGAAGAAATCTTCGAGTATATGCGAAGAATTCCGGCTTTTTCTGATTATCAAGAGGAACAGCTTCATCAGCAGCTCGCCCAGCTTGTTAAATGGAACAACCTTATTGCTCGTCAAGATATGACGAATGCCAAAACGGTTGAAGAATATAAAAAGAAGCGGTTCCGTTACCAACCCACTCCTTATACGATTGAGATTGAGAGAATGCTTGTCGTACTAGAGAAAAAAGTGGGTGATACGTTCCAAGGGTCGCTGGAACGTTCGCAGTTTGAACGTTTGTTACAAGCACTTATTCATCTACAATCGGAACTTGATTCTAATTTAACGAAAAAAACCGGAAGAATACATGCGTATTTGGGAAGATGTTTTTCGTTATTTCCAAACGATTCGGACAAGTACGGCTGA
- a CDS encoding TIGR02677 family protein, with amino-acid sequence MRIWEDVFRYFQTIRTSTADYIAYINSEQTDQRMQTEAFLVYKNQFTTYLRDFIVSLQKTSLQIRERLHELGSLKLNGFFQKLIEHQLSIPRLEDASISEEEMQKEYEEYWDSLRKWFLGGSSQESELERLQWQTNEMIRRMTRYVQRIGERQQNFRSRKNDYLHLAKWFSDSSSLDDAHKLSSVVFGSMTIQHLRMQEGTTDHIHSDTWDEAPTMLTIKPRTNQYREKTKPGSMKSNTEQKKKQREQYLHERKQEMKLIERYMTEGVIELSTITKVEPFIRKVLLSWIGKAMATKNGVVKTDYGFIVKVTVDRDNMINLKSDDGTLRMPNATFELVKQGGEAK; translated from the coding sequence ATGCGTATTTGGGAAGATGTTTTTCGTTATTTCCAAACGATTCGGACAAGTACGGCTGATTATATTGCCTATATTAATAGTGAGCAAACGGATCAACGGATGCAGACCGAAGCCTTTTTAGTCTATAAAAATCAGTTCACGACTTACTTACGTGATTTTATCGTTTCTCTTCAAAAGACCTCTTTGCAAATTAGAGAAAGGTTACATGAATTAGGTTCTCTTAAACTGAATGGATTCTTTCAAAAATTAATAGAACATCAATTGTCCATCCCTAGATTGGAAGACGCGTCTATATCAGAAGAAGAGATGCAAAAAGAATACGAAGAGTATTGGGATTCACTTAGAAAGTGGTTTTTAGGAGGCAGTTCGCAAGAAAGTGAGCTTGAGAGGCTGCAATGGCAAACGAATGAAATGATTCGACGCATGACCCGCTATGTTCAGCGCATTGGCGAAAGGCAGCAAAACTTTCGGAGCCGGAAAAATGACTATCTTCATTTAGCCAAATGGTTTTCAGACAGTTCGTCTCTAGATGATGCCCATAAACTGTCTTCGGTAGTTTTTGGTTCCATGACGATTCAGCATCTTCGCATGCAAGAAGGAACGACCGACCATATTCATTCTGATACATGGGATGAAGCGCCAACTATGCTTACCATTAAACCGAGGACGAATCAATATCGGGAAAAGACGAAGCCTGGTTCCATGAAGTCAAATACCGAACAAAAAAAGAAGCAACGAGAGCAATATTTACATGAAAGAAAACAAGAAATGAAGTTAATTGAGCGCTATATGACGGAAGGGGTTATTGAGTTGTCAACGATAACAAAGGTAGAGCCTTTTATCCGAAAAGTGCTTCTTAGTTGGATTGGCAAAGCGATGGCAACCAAAAATGGTGTTGTGAAAACTGATTATGGATTTATTGTTAAAGTGACGGTTGATCGTGATAATATGATTAATTTGAAATCAGACGATGGAACGCTACGAATGCCGAATGCGACGTTTGAATTAGTGAAGCAAGGTGGTGAAGCAAAATGA
- a CDS encoding TIGR02678 family protein: protein MQQVVEFDEKAVQGLDLLFHYYWILRADHPEWYQLIREREKVLRRYISEKFGLRLIVHQHFIKLEKIPVEPERWMGIDHFQEPMDYAIFCCALAFLEGKAVDEQFLLSDLCQEIQADYPGEFDLDWTLYTHRKSLIRAVKILMDFHLIRTIDGDIGKFDYNEEQEVLYEATVYSRYFMRTYPEDFVNYTDWHELLEDDWKLNQEDERRKRVYRKLFFSPGLHRLDQQDPDFMYIRMYRNRLSDDIEKHSDYQLHVFKNTAFLSVAEPRQYHKLYPTTKASSDIILQLSAYFHENLDKHPPKENGEIVLTEGEMDQVVETIREKYEKGWSKYFKEKSTKAVRCDLIEAMKDWMMVEIDDSSLIKIKPLLGVLSGEYPADYKEEKEK, encoded by the coding sequence ATGCAACAAGTCGTTGAGTTTGATGAAAAAGCGGTTCAAGGTTTGGATTTGTTGTTTCATTATTATTGGATTTTACGGGCGGATCATCCAGAATGGTATCAGCTCATCCGCGAGAGGGAAAAAGTGTTACGCCGCTATATTAGTGAAAAGTTTGGCTTACGACTGATCGTTCACCAGCATTTTATTAAGCTAGAGAAAATTCCGGTTGAACCTGAGCGCTGGATGGGGATTGATCATTTTCAAGAGCCGATGGACTATGCGATTTTTTGCTGTGCTTTAGCGTTTTTAGAAGGAAAGGCGGTTGATGAACAGTTTCTTTTATCTGATTTATGCCAAGAAATTCAAGCGGACTATCCTGGTGAATTTGATTTGGACTGGACGTTGTATACACATCGTAAATCCTTAATTCGTGCGGTCAAAATATTAATGGATTTTCATTTAATTCGAACGATTGATGGGGATATCGGAAAATTTGACTATAATGAAGAACAAGAAGTGTTGTATGAAGCGACCGTATATAGTCGATATTTTATGAGAACGTATCCAGAGGACTTTGTGAACTATACAGATTGGCATGAGCTATTAGAGGATGATTGGAAGCTCAATCAAGAGGACGAAAGGCGAAAGAGAGTGTATCGGAAACTATTTTTTTCACCTGGTCTTCATCGACTCGATCAGCAAGACCCTGATTTTATGTATATTCGCATGTACCGAAATCGTTTGTCAGATGATATTGAAAAGCATAGTGATTATCAGTTACATGTCTTTAAAAATACGGCGTTTTTATCGGTAGCTGAGCCGCGTCAATATCATAAGCTTTATCCGACTACGAAGGCGTCTTCAGATATTATTTTACAGCTTTCAGCTTATTTCCATGAGAATTTGGATAAGCATCCTCCTAAAGAAAACGGTGAAATCGTTTTAACGGAAGGAGAAATGGATCAAGTGGTGGAGACGATTCGAGAGAAATATGAAAAGGGATGGTCGAAATATTTTAAGGAAAAAAGTACAAAGGCGGTTCGATGTGATCTCATTGAGGCGATGAAAGACTGGATGATGGTTGAAATTGACGACAGTTCATTGATTAAGATTAAACCGCTACTCGGTGTACTTTCAGGTGAATACCCTGCAGACTATAAGGAGGAGAAAGAAAAATGA
- a CDS encoding TIGR02680 family protein yields MTNSRWVMNRAGLLNFWYYDEETFYFRDGKLLLRGSNGSGKSVTMQSFLPVLLDGKKSPDRLDPFGSKARKMEDYLLGEKEVVDRDERTGYLFMEYKKQDYEQYITTGIGMQARRNKGIKTWYFLITDNRRIGQEFYLAQKHKGEKVPLSAKELENRIAQGGHVVHTQREYMELVNKNVFGFQSTEAYEDLIKLLIQLRSPKLSKDFKPTVIYEILDSALPPLTDDELRHLSDTIENMDQASQQLEQLERESTSIQKLESMYDTYNQYILAERAEQWKRAEQKKKKAEKEQKHLEKQHQQVDKEISQLQADRRTYEDQAKLAEHEKNSLQKHEVWSLEENKTQKKQEAESILKEIDRLQLKWDEHSGKLREAFKAKENTEIELSQHEQKAKEILEELALDAEAGAFHQHDINLGDYNRAEKEEFDFTVWLEEAKDHRSKLAVLEKRAEEAERLGDEHLRLQRESSEKKQKLDEKQKELDHLKEWFDEQHQQLESNVFKWIEEHPKLMYSTELRQSISRSLQGLYEQNRYDQVRDQLYMALHQYEATLKSEMKFLEKQKDEKLKEIDQTDEELHRIKTQKMIEPDRAEGTKQHRQKLQEENKAFVPFYAAVEFQDHVTEEQRERIESALKKTGVLDSVITDQSLTPKEDVLVVPNPRVLGYTLADYLMPDVEDDCGITNELVDEVLRSISLEKEDGGFHLDVDGTYSLGCLIGHAPNEGTSKFIGRTARKRHQQEQIRLWTEKLHQLHEQLDEIINQIEGLTEELQRVETWKEELPTDQELLELHEQLVAKKQEVEKEQDLLQRIDEQWKRVYEQLNLVKKELREKGAHLNLDLTKEEITKALEAAASYVDFLHQFVQVSLQVSHAASKLTQISIRMEELEEELDHVKGEQNSKQSQHSRLEAEIQSIEQQLQLKGIDEVRNRIQEVQYLLKEAEEKLKENYEALPKKEVELTTCLDNQKANERDLLFLDKYELRVAAKCSKRSGPRFLNGG; encoded by the coding sequence ATGACGAATTCTAGGTGGGTGATGAATCGGGCTGGTTTGTTAAACTTTTGGTATTACGACGAGGAAACGTTTTATTTCCGTGATGGGAAATTGCTACTTCGCGGGTCGAATGGTTCAGGTAAATCAGTGACAATGCAAAGTTTTTTACCAGTTTTACTAGATGGAAAAAAATCACCTGACAGGCTCGATCCGTTTGGCTCTAAAGCGCGGAAGATGGAAGATTACTTACTTGGTGAAAAAGAGGTTGTCGATCGGGACGAGCGGACAGGCTATTTGTTTATGGAATATAAGAAGCAAGACTATGAGCAATATATCACAACAGGAATCGGCATGCAGGCGAGACGAAATAAAGGCATTAAAACGTGGTACTTCCTTATTACAGATAATCGAAGAATTGGACAAGAGTTTTATTTAGCGCAAAAGCATAAAGGCGAAAAAGTTCCTTTATCAGCGAAGGAGTTGGAAAATCGCATCGCTCAAGGTGGACATGTTGTTCATACGCAGCGGGAGTATATGGAGCTTGTCAATAAAAATGTGTTTGGTTTTCAGTCTACAGAGGCGTATGAAGATTTAATCAAGCTGTTAATTCAATTAAGAAGCCCGAAGCTTTCAAAAGATTTCAAGCCAACGGTTATTTATGAAATTTTAGATTCGGCTTTACCTCCATTGACAGATGATGAACTCAGGCATTTATCAGATACGATCGAAAACATGGACCAAGCGAGTCAGCAGCTTGAACAGCTTGAAAGAGAATCCACTTCGATTCAAAAGCTTGAGTCTATGTATGATACGTATAACCAATATATTTTAGCTGAACGAGCCGAGCAATGGAAAAGAGCGGAACAAAAAAAGAAGAAAGCTGAAAAAGAGCAAAAGCATTTAGAAAAGCAGCATCAACAAGTAGATAAGGAAATTAGTCAATTACAAGCGGACAGACGAACGTATGAGGATCAAGCGAAGCTAGCAGAGCATGAGAAAAATTCCTTGCAAAAACATGAAGTGTGGTCGCTTGAAGAAAATAAAACGCAAAAAAAGCAAGAGGCAGAATCGATCTTAAAAGAGATCGATCGACTGCAACTAAAATGGGATGAGCATAGCGGGAAATTACGAGAGGCATTTAAAGCAAAGGAAAACACGGAAATCGAGCTTTCACAGCATGAACAAAAGGCGAAAGAAATTTTAGAAGAGCTGGCCCTTGATGCAGAAGCGGGTGCTTTTCATCAACACGACATCAATCTGGGTGACTATAATCGTGCAGAAAAGGAAGAGTTTGATTTTACTGTTTGGCTTGAGGAAGCAAAAGATCACCGCTCCAAACTAGCAGTATTAGAAAAACGTGCGGAAGAGGCGGAACGGTTAGGAGATGAGCATCTTCGTCTGCAACGCGAATCTTCTGAAAAGAAGCAAAAACTTGATGAAAAGCAAAAAGAGTTAGACCATCTGAAAGAGTGGTTTGACGAGCAGCATCAACAACTAGAAAGTAACGTTTTTAAATGGATCGAGGAGCATCCTAAGCTGATGTATTCAACGGAATTAAGGCAAAGCATTTCACGCTCCCTGCAAGGATTATATGAACAAAACCGCTATGATCAAGTGCGTGATCAGCTTTATATGGCCCTTCATCAATATGAAGCAACGTTGAAGTCAGAAATGAAGTTTCTTGAGAAACAAAAGGATGAAAAGCTAAAGGAAATTGATCAAACAGACGAAGAGCTTCATCGCATAAAAACACAAAAAATGATTGAGCCTGACCGCGCGGAAGGAACGAAGCAGCATCGGCAAAAATTACAAGAGGAGAACAAGGCTTTTGTTCCTTTTTATGCTGCTGTTGAGTTTCAAGATCATGTGACAGAAGAGCAGCGGGAGCGAATCGAATCAGCTTTAAAAAAGACAGGTGTTTTAGATAGCGTCATTACGGATCAGTCTTTAACCCCTAAAGAAGATGTGCTCGTTGTCCCTAACCCAAGAGTTTTAGGTTATACATTAGCGGACTACTTAATGCCGGATGTAGAGGATGATTGTGGTATTACGAATGAACTTGTGGATGAAGTGTTGCGAAGTATTTCTTTGGAAAAAGAAGATGGCGGATTTCACCTCGATGTGGACGGTACGTATTCATTAGGGTGTCTGATTGGTCATGCTCCAAACGAAGGAACATCGAAATTTATTGGTCGAACGGCTCGAAAACGTCATCAGCAGGAACAAATTCGATTGTGGACAGAAAAGCTTCATCAGCTTCATGAGCAATTAGATGAGATCATTAACCAAATCGAAGGGCTAACAGAAGAACTTCAAAGGGTTGAAACTTGGAAGGAAGAGCTTCCTACGGATCAAGAGTTACTTGAACTTCATGAACAACTAGTAGCGAAAAAACAAGAGGTTGAAAAGGAGCAAGATTTACTTCAACGAATTGATGAACAATGGAAGCGCGTGTACGAACAACTAAATTTAGTGAAGAAAGAACTGCGCGAAAAGGGAGCCCATTTAAATCTCGATTTAACAAAAGAGGAGATTACGAAGGCGTTAGAGGCGGCTGCCAGTTATGTTGATTTTCTTCATCAGTTTGTCCAAGTGTCGCTTCAAGTTTCACATGCAGCCAGTAAATTAACGCAAATTTCCATTCGTATGGAGGAACTTGAGGAAGAGCTAGACCATGTCAAAGGGGAACAAAATAGTAAACAGTCTCAACATTCAAGGTTGGAGGCTGAAATTCAGTCGATTGAACAGCAGCTTCAGCTAAAGGGAATCGATGAAGTTAGAAATCGCATTCAAGAAGTTCAATATTTGCTAAAGGAAGCGGAGGAAAAGCTGAAAGAAAATTATGAAGCTCTTCCTAAAAAAGAGGTCGAATTAACGACGTGTCTTGATAACCAAAAGGCCAATGAAAGAGACTTGCTTTTTTTGGACAAATATGAGCTTAGAGTGGCAGCAAAGTGTTCAAAAAGAAGTGGACCGAGATTTCTTAACGGTGGATGA
- a CDS encoding SbcC/MukB-like Walker B domain-containing protein — protein MSPYYVSSALEKELADQKGWLDEQDRQLYEDIIVNHVGVILRNRIQRAQKWVKQMDQIMAERDNSSGLIFSISWKPHTADSEQELDTKDLVQLLQRNSKFLSEEDLDRITKHFQSKIETAKELIQLRNEGSTLHQVLKEVLDYRKWFSFELSFRRVNEPKRELSNNRFFQFSGGEKAMAMYIPLFTAAYSRYKEANEMAPHIISLDEAFAGVDENNIRDMFEVVEQLGFNYIMNSQALWGDYDTISSLSISELVRPKNADYVTVIRYEWDGKQKSLVFEEDQEQKEFAINEG, from the coding sequence GTGAGCCCATATTATGTTTCTTCTGCATTGGAGAAAGAGTTAGCCGATCAAAAGGGCTGGCTTGATGAGCAAGATCGTCAGCTTTATGAAGACATCATTGTTAACCATGTGGGCGTTATTCTTCGTAATCGTATTCAACGAGCACAAAAATGGGTGAAGCAGATGGATCAAATTATGGCGGAACGAGATAATTCATCAGGGCTGATTTTCTCGATTTCTTGGAAGCCACATACGGCTGACTCAGAGCAAGAATTAGATACGAAAGATTTAGTGCAGCTTTTGCAGCGAAATAGCAAGTTTTTAAGTGAAGAAGATTTAGATCGAATTACAAAGCACTTCCAATCCAAAATTGAAACGGCGAAAGAACTGATTCAGTTACGAAATGAAGGTTCAACGCTTCACCAAGTATTAAAAGAGGTGCTTGATTATCGGAAGTGGTTTAGCTTTGAACTGTCCTTTAGGAGGGTCAATGAGCCAAAACGAGAGCTCTCTAATAATCGATTCTTTCAATTTAGTGGGGGAGAGAAGGCGATGGCGATGTATATTCCGCTGTTTACGGCTGCTTACTCTCGTTATAAAGAAGCCAATGAAATGGCTCCCCACATTATTTCGCTGGACGAGGCTTTTGCAGGTGTAGATGAAAATAATATTCGCGACATGTTTGAAGTCGTTGAACAGCTTGGCTTTAACTATATTATGAACTCACAAGCGTTATGGGGTGACTACGATACAATTTCTAGTCTATCTATTTCTGAACTCGTTCGTCCGAAAAATGCTGATTATGTAACGGTCATTCGTTATGAATGGGATGGAAAACAAAAATCGCTTGTTTTTGAAGAGGATCAAGAGCAGAAGGAGTTTGCGATAAATGAAGGTTGA